The following coding sequences lie in one Conexibacter woesei Iso977N genomic window:
- a CDS encoding DUF11 domain-containing protein codes for MRILLAGAVLVAAMLTPGAALAAPGTVTGLDGLSLTVSNTTPAPGEVVTVGIRYTTRSVDVGTFANLEGFGDDIINGTRSQNLDDFTFVPGSCSGDYIACSPDPFDGRGLKGVVADATASGVVVNVGAQFLVASGASLGERISFFGYRYESDDAGTTSTGSTPMTLTVTAPGADLGVSLGATAGPLLSGTINYDVGVRNDGPAAATSATITTQLPTEATGITSASSCTYTAATHRASCPIGTLANGATTHATFAATYGLLSLGLALNATATRTASAPADPNAANDSASKSCAVVTSLVILC; via the coding sequence ATGCGCATCCTGCTCGCCGGCGCCGTCCTCGTCGCCGCCATGCTCACCCCCGGTGCGGCGCTTGCCGCGCCGGGGACGGTGACCGGCCTGGACGGCCTGTCGCTGACCGTCAGCAACACCACGCCCGCGCCGGGGGAGGTGGTGACGGTCGGCATCAGGTACACGACGCGCAGCGTCGACGTGGGGACCTTCGCCAACCTGGAGGGCTTCGGCGACGACATCATCAACGGCACGAGGTCCCAGAACCTCGACGACTTCACGTTCGTCCCGGGCTCCTGCAGCGGCGACTACATCGCCTGCAGCCCGGACCCGTTCGACGGCAGGGGCCTCAAGGGCGTGGTGGCGGACGCCACCGCGTCCGGCGTGGTCGTGAACGTGGGCGCGCAGTTCCTGGTCGCGAGCGGCGCGTCGCTGGGCGAGAGGATCTCGTTCTTCGGCTACCGCTACGAGTCCGACGACGCCGGCACGACCAGCACGGGCTCGACGCCGATGACGCTCACGGTGACGGCGCCCGGCGCGGACCTCGGCGTCTCGCTTGGCGCGACCGCGGGGCCGCTGCTGAGCGGCACCATCAACTACGACGTCGGGGTCAGGAACGACGGCCCGGCCGCGGCGACGTCGGCGACGATCACGACGCAGCTGCCGACCGAGGCCACCGGGATCACGTCGGCGTCGTCGTGCACCTACACGGCCGCCACGCACCGCGCCAGCTGCCCGATCGGGACGCTGGCCAACGGCGCCACGACCCACGCGACGTTCGCCGCCACCTACGGCCTGCTGTCGCTGGGCCTCGCGCTGAACGCCACGGCGACCCGGACCGCGAGCGCGCCCGCCGACCCCAACGCCGCGAACGACAGCGCGAGCAAGTCCTGCGCGGTCGTCACGTCGCTGGTGATCCTCTGCTGA
- a CDS encoding DUF11 domain-containing protein: protein MRTTRTLATTAAAALTILACAAAAAQADPGKVSTGDLTVTTSDTTPAPGETITIGVDYVVQTSDLTAVSANMGFGSYTPPPQIAVNLADLSFVSGSCTGDFSGCTYNPAITDAFDARVPAPPPGRTVSGTAQFTVSSSATNGETIAFAGHHESQLLSGGTSRNGTPLLRLTVRAPPEADLGVDLSATASLLNPRVSYDAAVTNNGPAAATSATITTQLPSQATGISSSTCTYASGTDQVSCPIGALADGATTHATFTATYGLLTIGLPLHATATRTASAPTDPNASNDSDSADCNAITSLLITC, encoded by the coding sequence ATGCGCACCACCCGCACCCTCGCGACCACCGCCGCCGCGGCGCTGACCATCCTCGCCTGCGCGGCGGCCGCCGCCCAGGCCGACCCCGGCAAGGTGTCGACCGGCGACCTGACCGTCACGACCAGCGACACCACGCCTGCACCGGGCGAGACGATCACGATCGGCGTCGACTACGTCGTGCAGACCTCCGACCTCACCGCCGTCAGCGCCAACATGGGCTTCGGCAGCTACACGCCGCCGCCGCAGATCGCGGTCAACCTCGCCGACCTGTCGTTCGTCTCCGGCTCCTGCACCGGCGACTTCTCCGGTTGCACCTACAACCCTGCGATCACCGACGCCTTCGACGCCAGGGTCCCGGCCCCACCGCCGGGCAGGACGGTCTCCGGCACGGCGCAGTTCACGGTGTCGTCCAGCGCGACGAACGGCGAGACGATCGCCTTCGCCGGCCACCACGAGTCGCAGCTCCTCAGCGGCGGCACGTCCCGCAACGGCACGCCGCTGCTGAGGCTGACCGTCAGGGCGCCGCCGGAGGCCGACCTCGGCGTGGACCTGAGCGCGACGGCGTCGCTGCTGAACCCGAGGGTCTCCTACGACGCCGCGGTGACCAACAACGGCCCGGCCGCCGCGACCTCGGCGACGATCACCACGCAGCTGCCGTCGCAGGCCACGGGGATCAGCTCGTCGACCTGCACCTACGCCTCGGGCACCGATCAGGTCTCCTGCCCGATCGGGGCGCTGGCCGACGGCGCCACCACGCACGCGACGTTCACCGCCACCTACGGCCTGCTGACGATCGGCCTGCCGCTGCACGCCACGGCTACGCGGACCGCCAGCGCGCCGACCGACCCCAACGCCTCCAACGACAGCGACAGCGCCGACTGCAACGCGATCACGTCGCTGCTGATCACCTGCTGA
- a CDS encoding esterase/lipase family protein, whose translation MSPLRTALALAAIVVLAAIGAAPAGATLPVVYNFSAAALAAQASPGAAPAGANDPTCVPSTAHPRPVVLVNGTFADQITSWNAIAPLLKNEGYCVYTFTYGVSAPSGLGGTGPVAASAGQLSTEVDAVLTATGASEVDIVGWSQGGMMPRYYLKNLGGAAKVHTLVGLAPSNHGTTLLGIFTLTDLLLGGEGILGAGCEACSDQHAGSAFLTALNAGGDTVSGVDYTVIETAYDEVVTPYSSAFLSGPSVTNITLQSQCLLDLGDHISIPYDHVAARDVLNALDPAHAVAPTCSPVVAGVGG comes from the coding sequence ATGAGCCCGCTCCGGACCGCCCTCGCCCTCGCCGCCATCGTCGTGCTCGCCGCCATCGGCGCCGCGCCCGCCGGTGCCACCCTGCCGGTCGTCTACAACTTCTCCGCCGCGGCCCTCGCGGCGCAGGCCTCGCCCGGCGCCGCGCCGGCCGGCGCCAACGACCCCACGTGCGTGCCGTCGACCGCGCACCCCCGCCCGGTCGTCCTCGTCAACGGAACGTTCGCCGACCAGATCACCAGCTGGAACGCGATCGCCCCGTTGCTGAAGAACGAGGGCTACTGCGTCTACACCTTCACCTACGGCGTCAGCGCGCCGAGCGGGTTGGGCGGGACCGGTCCGGTCGCCGCGTCGGCCGGCCAGCTGTCGACCGAGGTCGACGCCGTGCTGACCGCGACCGGGGCCAGCGAGGTCGACATCGTCGGCTGGTCCCAGGGCGGGATGATGCCCCGGTACTACCTCAAGAACCTCGGCGGCGCCGCGAAGGTCCACACGCTCGTCGGCCTCGCACCGTCCAACCACGGCACGACGCTGCTCGGGATCTTCACGCTGACCGACCTGCTGCTGGGCGGCGAGGGCATCCTCGGCGCCGGCTGCGAGGCGTGCTCGGACCAGCACGCCGGATCGGCGTTCCTGACCGCGCTCAACGCCGGCGGCGACACCGTCAGCGGCGTGGACTACACGGTCATCGAGACCGCCTACGACGAGGTCGTCACGCCCTACTCCTCGGCCTTCCTCAGCGGTCCGAGCGTCACCAACATCACGCTCCAGAGCCAGTGCCTCCTCGACCTCGGCGACCACATCTCGATCCCCTACGACCACGTCGCCGCCCGCGACGTGCTCAACGCCCTCGACCCCGCGCACGCCGTCGCGCCAACCTGCTCGCCGGTCGTGGCGGGCGTCGGCGGCTGA
- a CDS encoding DUF11 domain-containing protein: MLTRHPRPRAAVAALAAAACALLTLNAPQPSAAAQIDSAGPLTRVLTTPDLNCAVDHVEDQVPEFFGDTACATLVATPDTLYGPRSIPAGGYASPLTPWTPVSQTGPTGSGTAADPFRITTVVTGGMLRVTQVDSYVVGEESYRTDVTVANEGDAPVDAIIYRAGDCYLQNSDVGYGRLEGGAATCLAANPDGTAGDRIEQFAPITNPANAYHAGYWEVWRWIGSRQPFPDTCRCDEYIDNGAGNSWSRTIAPGASATVAGLITFSPTGNRPLVITKTGDHDTVDAGRATGYTISVTNPNVRDVTLTSLYDDLPPGFSYISGSTSGLTTADPTAAGQRITWAGPLAIPGGTTVDLHFEVRVSTIPGTYRNSAAGTADGYTIVPDEEAAPATVRPLESTTTPDLEVTKIADDVAGVAGLRTGYTITFTNPTDRTLRLKVIDERLALTAAYLPGSTTGITTADPLADGHRLRWDVDVPVAPLSAVKLHFGVRLPLDADGVVRNPSVTAQVQGASSAVAGTSTIRNTAPVHLTPRPISGALALRKTPSHRSIVAGRAVRFTLVARDLAPKTATTIRICDTVPRGFVVVSAPRATQVGRRLCWTRSLPKDVPTAIVTYRARAKLTTRGPARTKATVTGLQRDPAAATAGVVVRAPRARTAPITTG; encoded by the coding sequence GTGCTCACTCGTCATCCCCGCCCCCGCGCGGCGGTCGCGGCACTCGCCGCGGCCGCCTGCGCGCTGCTGACCCTCAACGCACCGCAGCCCTCGGCGGCGGCGCAGATCGACAGCGCCGGCCCGCTCACGCGCGTGCTGACGACGCCCGACCTCAACTGCGCGGTCGACCACGTCGAGGACCAGGTCCCGGAGTTCTTCGGCGACACCGCCTGCGCGACGCTCGTCGCGACGCCGGACACGCTCTACGGCCCCCGGTCGATCCCTGCGGGCGGCTACGCGTCGCCGCTCACGCCCTGGACCCCGGTCTCCCAGACCGGCCCGACCGGCAGCGGCACCGCCGCCGACCCGTTCCGGATCACGACGGTCGTGACCGGCGGGATGCTGCGCGTCACGCAGGTCGACAGCTACGTCGTCGGCGAGGAGTCCTACCGCACCGACGTCACCGTCGCCAACGAGGGCGACGCCCCGGTCGACGCCATCATCTACCGCGCCGGCGACTGCTACCTGCAGAACAGCGACGTCGGCTACGGCCGCCTGGAGGGCGGCGCCGCGACCTGCCTCGCCGCCAACCCCGACGGCACCGCGGGCGACCGGATCGAGCAGTTCGCGCCGATCACCAACCCGGCCAACGCCTACCACGCCGGCTACTGGGAGGTCTGGAGGTGGATCGGCTCGCGCCAGCCGTTCCCGGACACCTGCCGCTGCGACGAGTACATCGACAACGGCGCCGGCAACAGCTGGAGCCGGACGATCGCCCCAGGCGCGTCGGCGACCGTCGCCGGGCTGATCACCTTCTCCCCGACCGGCAACCGCCCGCTGGTCATCACCAAGACCGGCGACCACGACACGGTCGACGCCGGCCGCGCGACCGGCTACACGATCTCGGTCACCAACCCCAACGTCCGCGACGTCACCCTCACCTCGCTCTACGACGACCTCCCGCCCGGGTTCTCCTACATCTCGGGATCCACGAGCGGGCTGACGACCGCCGACCCCACCGCTGCCGGCCAGCGCATCACCTGGGCCGGTCCCCTCGCGATCCCCGGCGGGACGACCGTCGACCTGCACTTCGAGGTCCGGGTCAGCACCATCCCCGGGACCTACCGCAACAGCGCCGCGGGCACCGCCGACGGCTACACGATCGTGCCCGACGAGGAGGCCGCCCCCGCGACCGTGCGACCGCTGGAGAGCACGACCACCCCGGACCTCGAGGTGACCAAGATCGCCGACGACGTCGCCGGCGTCGCGGGCCTGCGCACCGGCTACACCATCACCTTCACCAACCCCACCGACAGGACGCTCCGGCTCAAGGTGATCGACGAGCGCCTGGCGCTCACCGCCGCCTACCTGCCCGGCTCGACGACCGGGATCACCACCGCGGACCCGCTCGCCGACGGCCACCGCCTGCGCTGGGACGTGGACGTCCCCGTCGCGCCGCTGAGCGCCGTCAAGCTGCACTTCGGCGTGCGGCTGCCGCTCGACGCCGACGGCGTCGTCCGCAACCCGAGCGTCACCGCGCAGGTCCAGGGCGCGTCGTCGGCGGTGGCCGGGACGAGCACGATCCGCAACACCGCGCCGGTGCACCTCACGCCGCGGCCGATCAGCGGTGCGCTGGCGCTGCGCAAGACGCCGTCGCACCGGTCGATCGTCGCGGGCCGCGCGGTGCGCTTCACGCTCGTCGCCCGCGACCTCGCGCCGAAGACCGCGACGACGATCCGGATCTGCGACACGGTGCCGCGCGGGTTCGTCGTCGTCTCCGCACCGCGCGCGACGCAGGTCGGCCGCCGGCTCTGCTGGACGCGTTCGCTGCCCAAGGACGTGCCGACCGCGATCGTCACCTACCGGGCGCGCGCCAAGCTCACGACCCGCGGCCCGGCGCGGACCAAGGCCACCGTGACCGGCCTGCAGCGCGACCCCGCCGCTGCCACGGCCGGCGTCGTCGTCCGTGCCCCCCGCGCGCGCACGGCGCCGATCACGACGGGATGA
- a CDS encoding helix-hairpin-helix domain-containing protein, whose protein sequence is MSTADEKVALTRLQEIPNVGPAVARRLVALGFDGVDSLRGQDPEELFARTEAARGTPEDPCLLDTYRAVVAFADTGDDRPWHAYSRERLAQEAIVGRASRAGA, encoded by the coding sequence ATGAGCACCGCCGACGAGAAGGTTGCCCTCACGCGGCTGCAGGAGATCCCGAACGTCGGGCCCGCGGTCGCACGGCGGCTCGTGGCGCTGGGGTTCGATGGCGTGGATTCGCTGCGCGGTCAGGATCCCGAGGAGCTCTTTGCCCGGACCGAGGCGGCCCGCGGCACGCCCGAGGATCCGTGCCTGCTCGACACCTACCGCGCGGTCGTCGCCTTCGCCGACACGGGCGACGACCGGCCCTGGCACGCGTACTCACGGGAGCGGCTGGCCCAGGAGGCGATCGTCGGTCGCGCTAGCCGAGCCGGAGCGTGA
- a CDS encoding SpoIIE family protein phosphatase, with product MSGEVLLDAAGALRACYEETDWSATSLGPMDAWSPALRGAVDLALHSSFPMTLLWGPEFTMVYNEAYTPLIAEKHPAALGRPAREVLSEAWHLIGPMMEGVRTGGGTTYVQDEHVPLLRRGFLEECYFTFSFSPVRDEDGAVEGLMAIATETTQQVLDQRRLGLLTRLAGALGDLQEAGELPALALPLLRADTRDLRAVDFQLLAQVEDVRLEDAPGGEGCGRLASLAIGARRHGGEQPTLVVRLSEELAVDDAYLGFLRLLATTLGQALDRVVAREAERSVAAATRELAEALQRSLLTHPPALPGLQLAVRYIAAAKQAQIGGDWYDAFLVPDGSLVLVIGDVAGHDQHAAAAMAQARNLLRGVAQTAPASPARVLQDLDAAMRTLEVDVLATVVLAQLDTDAQGRRTLRWSNAGHPPPALIAPDGAVRLLESRPDLMLGAGRHERADHEVVLEPGATVVFYTDGLIERRSASLDDGMAWLTRVLAGQDGRDAEAVCDHVLAQLPGVVEDDVALLTLRLG from the coding sequence GTGAGCGGCGAGGTGCTACTCGACGCGGCGGGTGCGCTGCGGGCGTGTTATGAGGAGACGGACTGGTCGGCGACGTCGCTCGGCCCGATGGACGCGTGGAGCCCCGCGCTGCGCGGCGCTGTCGACCTCGCGCTGCACAGCAGCTTCCCGATGACGCTGCTGTGGGGGCCGGAGTTCACGATGGTCTACAACGAGGCCTACACCCCGTTGATCGCCGAGAAGCACCCGGCTGCGCTGGGGCGCCCGGCGCGCGAGGTGCTGTCGGAGGCGTGGCACCTGATCGGGCCGATGATGGAGGGCGTGCGGACCGGCGGCGGGACGACCTACGTCCAGGACGAGCACGTGCCGCTGCTGCGGCGCGGGTTCCTGGAGGAGTGCTACTTCACGTTCTCGTTCTCGCCGGTGCGCGACGAGGACGGCGCGGTCGAGGGGCTGATGGCGATCGCGACCGAGACCACGCAGCAGGTGCTCGACCAGCGGCGGCTCGGGTTGCTCACGCGGCTGGCGGGGGCGCTCGGCGATCTGCAGGAGGCGGGTGAGCTGCCGGCGCTGGCGCTGCCGCTGCTGCGCGCCGACACGCGGGACCTGCGGGCGGTCGACTTCCAGCTGCTCGCCCAGGTGGAGGACGTGCGCCTGGAGGACGCGCCGGGTGGCGAGGGCTGCGGCAGGCTCGCGTCGCTGGCGATCGGCGCGCGCAGGCACGGCGGCGAGCAGCCGACGCTCGTCGTCCGGCTCTCGGAGGAGCTGGCGGTCGACGACGCCTACCTCGGGTTCCTGCGGTTGCTGGCGACGACGCTGGGCCAGGCGCTGGACCGCGTGGTCGCGCGCGAGGCCGAGCGCTCCGTCGCCGCCGCGACGCGCGAGCTGGCCGAGGCGCTGCAGCGCAGCCTGCTCACGCATCCGCCGGCGCTGCCGGGGCTGCAGCTGGCGGTGCGCTACATCGCTGCGGCCAAGCAGGCCCAGATCGGCGGCGACTGGTACGACGCGTTCCTGGTGCCCGACGGGTCGCTGGTGCTGGTGATCGGCGACGTGGCCGGGCACGACCAGCATGCCGCCGCGGCGATGGCGCAGGCGCGCAACCTGCTGCGCGGGGTGGCGCAGACCGCGCCCGCGTCGCCCGCGCGCGTGCTGCAGGACCTCGACGCGGCGATGCGCACGCTGGAGGTCGACGTGCTCGCGACGGTCGTCCTCGCGCAGCTCGACACCGACGCGCAGGGACGACGGACGCTGCGCTGGTCCAACGCCGGCCATCCGCCGCCGGCGCTGATCGCGCCCGACGGGGCCGTCCGGCTGCTGGAGTCCCGGCCCGACCTGATGCTCGGCGCCGGCCGCCACGAGCGCGCCGATCACGAGGTCGTGCTCGAGCCGGGCGCGACGGTCGTCTTCTACACCGACGGGCTGATCGAGCGCCGCAGCGCGTCGCTCGACGACGGGATGGCGTGGCTGACGCGTGTGCTGGCCGGCCAGGACGGCCGGGACGCCGAGGCGGTCTGCGACCACGTCCTGGCCCAGCTCCCCGGCGTCGTCGAGGACGACGTCGCGCTGCTCACGCTCCGGCTCGGCTAG